From Brochothrix thermosphacta DSM 20171 = FSL F6-1036, a single genomic window includes:
- a CDS encoding sensor histidine kinase produces MKLRRIIFFSYIGVFLLVLLVTKYFLKYMLFEQKTANIVMIVALVITVLLLCLNYLIMKPILKIIIALQITSQKNANGDFTILKEKAFASEIALLLNDYNVMVKQLEQQVVQIKAGEKEKNEIIANLSHDIKTPVASLTAVGQALSDDILDDDEKKYYLQAVLDNCHRIADLSDELAQFVEQESAVIGMCKDEIWLDEVLISVLTAFKGKIDRSQREILVEGTEFSEPIYSNESAIFRILYNVIDNSLKYSQPQTPIKISVEKQPTYIRISIKDFGQGIAEAELEKIFQRTYRIEKSRNQTTGGNGLGLSIAKKLLENLGGNISVCSKEGEGSTFCIEVPYRV; encoded by the coding sequence ATGAAATTAAGAAGAATAATATTTTTTAGTTATATTGGTGTTTTTTTATTGGTCTTACTTGTTACAAAATACTTTTTGAAATACATGTTATTTGAGCAAAAAACAGCAAATATCGTTATGATTGTTGCTCTCGTTATTACGGTTTTATTGTTGTGCTTAAATTATTTAATTATGAAACCAATATTAAAAATTATTATAGCATTACAAATAACAAGTCAAAAAAATGCTAATGGCGATTTTACTATTTTAAAAGAAAAAGCATTTGCTTCAGAAATTGCGCTACTCTTGAATGATTACAATGTGATGGTGAAACAATTGGAGCAACAGGTTGTACAAATAAAAGCAGGTGAAAAAGAGAAGAATGAGATAATTGCTAACCTATCTCATGATATTAAAACGCCAGTAGCTTCACTAACGGCCGTAGGTCAGGCTTTATCCGATGACATTTTAGATGATGACGAAAAGAAATACTATTTACAAGCTGTATTAGATAATTGTCACCGAATTGCTGATTTATCAGATGAGCTTGCTCAATTCGTGGAACAAGAGAGTGCTGTGATAGGGATGTGCAAAGACGAAATATGGTTGGATGAAGTTTTAATCAGTGTTTTAACAGCATTCAAAGGAAAAATTGATCGTTCCCAGCGAGAAATTCTTGTCGAAGGTACTGAATTTTCAGAGCCTATTTATTCCAATGAATCCGCGATATTCCGCATCCTTTACAACGTGATTGATAATAGTTTGAAGTACTCACAACCACAAACACCTATAAAAATCAGCGTGGAAAAGCAGCCTACTTATATTAGGATTTCGATTAAGGATTTTGGTCAAGGTATTGCTGAAGCTGAATTAGAAAAAATCTTCCAACGGACCTATCGCATAGAAAAATCACGCAACCAAACGACAGGGGGCAATGGCTTGGGGTTGTCGATTGCTAAAAAACTATTAGAAAATTTAGGTGGAAATATTTCAGTTTGCTCAAAAGAAGGCGAAGGAAGTACATTCTGCATTGAAGTACCGTACCGTGTTTAA
- a CDS encoding YccF domain-containing protein gives MGCLGNILWFIFGGLVQGLAWFLTGCLWYISIVGIPIGLQCFKISKLSFFPFGKEVVYGGGVGSFLLNLIWLLISGIWLAISSALLGVVFCVTVVGIPFGLQCFKLAKLSLLPFGTTIVTYR, from the coding sequence ATGGGCTGTTTAGGAAATATACTTTGGTTTATTTTTGGTGGTTTGGTACAAGGTCTCGCGTGGTTTTTAACAGGTTGTTTATGGTATATTTCAATAGTCGGGATTCCAATTGGTTTACAATGTTTTAAAATATCTAAATTATCATTCTTCCCGTTTGGTAAGGAAGTTGTTTATGGTGGCGGGGTTGGTTCCTTTTTATTGAATTTAATTTGGCTACTCATCAGCGGTATTTGGTTGGCTATTAGTTCAGCACTATTAGGTGTTGTGTTTTGTGTGACAGTAGTTGGGATTCCTTTTGGTTTACAGTGTTTTAAACTAGCAAAACTATCGTTGCTGCCATTTGGTACAACAATTGTAACTTATCGCTAA
- a CDS encoding DoxX family membrane protein has product MLVEKISAYVLTLLRLLLGFSWLQEVIFKVQAHFNIQGLVNTIDGGTASPGWYQHFFSTVVSSSVPLFNFLIPAGEIAIGLGLIFGILTRSAILAACFMAINYWLANMIYIYPIQLMGSIILLACYNQATKYRLLSLWRYFKKRKLAS; this is encoded by the coding sequence ATGTTAGTCGAGAAAATTTCGGCGTATGTTTTAACGCTATTACGACTACTGCTCGGATTCTCATGGTTACAAGAAGTTATCTTTAAAGTACAGGCACATTTTAATATACAAGGATTAGTCAATACAATCGATGGAGGAACTGCTTCTCCAGGGTGGTATCAACACTTTTTTAGTACAGTTGTTTCATCCTCAGTCCCGTTGTTTAATTTTTTAATCCCCGCAGGAGAAATAGCAATTGGATTAGGCTTAATCTTTGGTATATTGACACGCAGTGCAATTTTAGCTGCTTGTTTTATGGCAATCAACTATTGGTTGGCAAACATGATATATATTTATCCAATACAATTAATGGGTAGTATAATATTGTTAGCATGTTATAATCAAGCTACAAAATACCGCTTATTATCTTTATGGCGTTACTTCAAAAAAAGAAAATTAGCATCTTAA
- a CDS encoding response regulator transcription factor, whose amino-acid sequence MKRTILLVDDERTIIDISKKYLEKEGYRVFQATSAKEAMSIYDNQTIDLIITDIMMPEIDGYEFIMDTLEKNEQIPFIFITAKNANQDRLYSLTLGADDYITKPFNPLELVLRVKNILRRVYRETDKTIEIAQLSMDFDRRFVKIGEQSLDLTTKEFMLLWVLSNDSDKVFSKSEILSLVWDSYSRDDRNTVNVHIHRLREKLAPYSDIVGAPLIKTIWGTGYKLEVTS is encoded by the coding sequence ATGAAAAGAACTATTTTACTTGTAGATGATGAAAGAACAATTATTGATATTTCAAAAAAATATTTAGAAAAAGAAGGTTATCGTGTATTTCAAGCAACGAGTGCAAAAGAGGCGATGAGCATTTATGATAATCAAACAATCGATTTGATTATTACGGATATCATGATGCCGGAAATTGATGGTTATGAGTTTATAATGGACACACTCGAAAAGAATGAGCAGATACCATTTATTTTTATCACAGCAAAAAATGCCAATCAAGATCGTTTATATTCCTTAACATTAGGGGCAGACGATTATATTACAAAACCGTTCAATCCACTAGAACTTGTACTAAGAGTTAAAAATATCTTACGTAGAGTGTATCGTGAAACAGATAAGACAATTGAAATTGCTCAGTTATCAATGGATTTTGATCGTCGTTTTGTTAAAATTGGAGAACAATCCCTCGATTTAACAACGAAAGAATTTATGCTATTATGGGTGCTATCAAACGACTCTGATAAGGTGTTCTCAAAATCGGAAATTCTGAGCTTGGTTTGGGATAGTTATAGTAGGGATGATCGTAACACTGTGAATGTTCATATCCACCGACTGAGAGAAAAATTAGCCCCTTATTCTGATATTGTGGGTGCACCATTAATTAAGACAATCTGGGGCACAGGGTATAAATTAGAGGTAACGTCATGA
- a CDS encoding DM13 domain-containing protein has product MKTFKILFITALATIVLAACNNTTEEKDNGKMDSGSKSGMMKEKSDKEMTATFMGDFKGESGHTVSGKTKIKDGKLMLTDFKTDEGPDLHVYLSKGTDVKDAKEISKIDLKESEQTFDLAGIDVEKYDTVLIYCDKAHELFGSAMYSDKTADMMGNFKGLNDKKVTGMVTLNDNKLMLSDFSTDKGPDLHVYLVKNDKIESGVSLGKVDLKNKEQSFSIPKDINLKDYKKVVIYCDEAHVMFGEAVL; this is encoded by the coding sequence ATGAAAACATTTAAAATTTTATTTATTACTGCATTAGCCACAATTGTGTTAGCGGCATGTAATAACACCACAGAGGAAAAAGATAATGGGAAAATGGACAGTGGCTCAAAAAGTGGCATGATGAAAGAGAAGTCAGATAAAGAGATGACAGCAACTTTTATGGGTGACTTCAAAGGAGAGAGTGGACATACTGTCAGTGGTAAAACGAAGATAAAAGACGGTAAATTGATGTTAACAGATTTTAAAACAGATGAAGGTCCAGACCTCCATGTTTATTTAAGTAAAGGAACAGATGTGAAAGATGCAAAAGAAATTTCAAAAATTGATCTAAAAGAATCAGAGCAAACGTTTGATTTGGCAGGTATTGATGTTGAAAAGTATGATACTGTGTTAATATATTGTGATAAAGCTCATGAGTTGTTCGGTAGCGCAATGTACAGTGATAAAACAGCTGATATGATGGGAAATTTTAAAGGGTTAAACGATAAAAAAGTTACTGGAATGGTAACGCTTAACGATAATAAACTGATGCTTTCTGATTTTTCAACTGATAAAGGCCCTGATCTTCATGTTTATTTAGTGAAAAATGACAAAATTGAAAGTGGTGTATCGTTAGGTAAAGTGGACTTAAAAAACAAAGAACAATCTTTTTCAATCCCAAAGGATATTAATCTGAAAGATTATAAAAAAGTAGTGATTTATTGTGATGAAGCACATGTCATGTTTGGAGAAGCGGTGTTGTAA
- a CDS encoding RtcB family protein, with protein sequence MFVHYNETQNYVPIKVWLPEKELEDNVLAQTKELAQLPFVFKWVALMPDCHYGYGMPIGGVMAAKNGIVPNAVGMDIGCGMCYIQTDMLYDDLAKVQHDRQPLLKLIVNQVMRDVPVGYNLHRDKQTSDVVDKALIEMANDQSLPGGIELLENAYYQIGTLGGGNHFIEFQQDTEGYIGIMLHSGSRNLGAKICEYFNGVAKELNVSWYSNVPENNQLPFLPTSTAEGQAYLKWMNIALDYAYENREKMLEQTMAIFTRLVSKHMNRDVNYSMRINCHHNYAALENHYGENVWVHRKGATRAREGDLGIIPGAMGSSSYLVKGLGNAESFNSSSHGAGRVYSRTKAKAEISVEQVIVDLKEQDVILGKVKKADVAEESRFAYKEIDEVMANQQDLVVPIKKLKTIGVIKG encoded by the coding sequence ATGTTTGTACATTATAATGAAACTCAAAATTACGTTCCAATTAAGGTCTGGTTGCCAGAAAAAGAACTTGAGGATAATGTTCTTGCACAGACGAAAGAGTTAGCTCAATTGCCGTTTGTCTTTAAATGGGTAGCATTGATGCCAGACTGTCACTACGGGTATGGTATGCCAATCGGTGGTGTTATGGCAGCAAAAAATGGAATAGTCCCTAATGCTGTTGGTATGGATATCGGTTGTGGCATGTGTTATATTCAAACTGATATGTTATATGATGATTTGGCAAAAGTTCAACACGATCGTCAACCGCTTTTGAAATTAATTGTGAATCAAGTCATGCGAGATGTACCCGTTGGTTACAATCTACATAGAGATAAGCAAACATCGGATGTTGTCGATAAAGCTTTAATTGAAATGGCAAATGACCAAAGTTTACCTGGTGGAATAGAACTTCTAGAAAATGCTTATTACCAAATTGGAACGTTAGGTGGAGGTAATCACTTTATCGAATTTCAACAAGATACTGAGGGTTATATTGGTATCATGCTTCACTCTGGAAGTCGCAATTTAGGAGCGAAAATTTGTGAGTATTTTAATGGGGTTGCAAAGGAACTCAATGTTAGCTGGTACAGCAATGTTCCGGAAAATAATCAATTACCTTTTTTACCAACCTCAACGGCAGAAGGTCAAGCGTATCTTAAATGGATGAATATTGCTTTAGATTATGCCTATGAAAATCGTGAGAAAATGCTTGAGCAAACAATGGCAATTTTCACTCGTTTGGTATCTAAACATATGAATAGGGATGTTAATTATAGTATGCGTATTAATTGTCATCATAATTATGCCGCTTTGGAAAATCATTATGGTGAAAATGTTTGGGTGCATCGAAAAGGTGCAACTCGTGCACGTGAAGGTGATTTAGGAATTATTCCGGGAGCAATGGGATCATCAAGCTATCTTGTTAAGGGCTTAGGAAATGCCGAGAGTTTTAATTCATCATCACATGGCGCTGGACGCGTGTATTCTCGTACAAAAGCGAAAGCAGAAATTTCAGTGGAACAAGTTATTGTTGATTTGAAAGAACAAGATGTTATTCTTGGAAAAGTAAAAAAAGCGGATGTAGCAGAAGAAAGTCGCTTCGCTTATAAAGAGATTGATGAAGTAATGGCTAATCAACAAGATTTAGTCGTTCCGATAAAAAAATTGAAAACGATTGGTGTAATCAAAGGGTAG